The following nucleotide sequence is from Citrus sinensis cultivar Valencia sweet orange chromosome 6, DVS_A1.0, whole genome shotgun sequence.
TAAACGCATTAAATGAACTTAGGTACAAAACTGGAATTCCTACTAATTTGTGGCTTCATGGCTTTTGAACTTGGACGGTAGTACATTTTGTCCTTGAAATGGTTCTAATAGATCTTGAgtttaagaaaagaatatcCGTGTGAAATTTAATGGTTTTACAACTTCAAAGACTGTTGTAAAAGGTCAGACCTTTGCTTTTTTAATTCGAGGAGATCCTcattaaagaaattgattattttagtGGAAGATAGTATCATTAGAATATGGTTATTGGTACATCCAAACTGGCTAACATTTTCAGTGAATAGTTAATTGCATGATGAGTGTTAGTTGGCAAAATGCTGTTCCACTTTGAGTAGTGGAAATGCTTTTGTTGTTAAAGCTATGGTTATTGTGATCATCATCCTCTCCTTGATGATTTTCTTCCAAGGCAGTCACTTTACATTTTGTTCCGCACCAGTGGAGTATTAGCGtgattatgttatttttcatgtatTCATCTGTGTATGCTTATATAAACGTTTTCATGAAAAATACCATTTTGGCACTTACATTTTTTGGGATAATCTGATTTGAAACCTAGCCAATAGGTGAAGTATGGCTATTGTAGTTCCCACCCAAAAAATGTAAAAGGTGCATTTTGGTAGTGTAGCTCCAGTCCCTTTGTCAGCCTTACTTGTGATGGATCCACTGTAatgcttttttgttttgtttttgtgtgtgtgtgtgtgtgtgtttgtgtgtgtgtttgtgtgtgtgtcaaTGAAAGGGATTTTACACTGGCTGGTGTCCCTTAAGACTCGGTATCTGCAAATCCTCTGTAGCataagttttattgaataaattagaTTGTGCCATGGTTCCTCAACATGATGAATGCATGTGCCTCTAGTGggtaatttataattatgaggCTCATTTATGTCGGTTACTAAGTACTTAAATTTTGTTGagagtaataatttttacctTTCAGAAATCTGGTAAGGCATATTTGGTGATGTTAATGTCAATTATGTAATCTTGATACTCCGGATGACAAAATTCTGTATCACATTATAAAAAGATGGTTTGTGTTACTTTCTCTTTTCATGCCAAATTCCTTGTCATGTAAAATTAGTGCAGGTTCTTTGTGAGAATAACTTCTATATATGAagtataatgaaattaaaatgtcttcatttttattgtcTTGGGCTTGTCTGCCTTAGAAAGCTTACTGTTATTAGTTTGGTGGGTTTTCATGTGATGCCAATTATGGAAGATACTATAAATGTTAGATGCTTCTTGGTACATTCCATCATTAGACAACCTGAGAATGGTGAGTCTGAGTGTTGTCTTTTTCACATTTCTCAGGGAGttgagattttgaaaaaaagaaaaatgacttTTCTTCAGCTCATGTTTTCTGGGCTTCTGGCTGCACGACCGCTTTTACACGAAGGCCTAATCATATGAATGGGATTGCAGTCAGTAAAGAAATGTATATTGTAACTAATGtcatatttaagtttttgggGCAGAAAAAGCCATTTAGGAGTATGCTGTTTAGAATTTGTCGGGACATGACCTTGATATGGAGAAATCTCACATTTCTCCTCGCTTAATTTGTAATCTTCATACTGTTACAGAGGTTAATTTTCTCCAAAACAATCCAAAAAGTGGTGCGTGTTAATGATTCGGTGAttgctaattaattttgtttagtAATATCTTTCAGTGTTACCTCGTATTCTCCAACTCATCTGCaattattcattattataaatttgttgtcCTACTAAGTATATACATGTGTATGTGCTTTCTAAGATTGTTTGATGAGTTTTCCTGTTTTACATTACTTTTCTTGCAGACGACCCAACACTACGGAAGAAATTCTTACAATTGAAATCAAGCCAGGGTGGAAGAAAGGTACGAAAATCACGTTCCCAGAGAAAGGAAATGAACTGCGGAATGTTATACCCTCAGACCTTATCTTCATCATTGATGAGAAACCTCATAGCCTCTTCAAGAGGGATGGTAATGATCTTGTTGTCACCCAAAAGATATCTCTCGTGGAAGCTCTGACTGGTTACACTGTGCAACTAACAACACTCGATGGGCGGACTCTGACGGTTCCTATCAACTCTGTAATCAGCCCCACCTATGAAGAAGTTATTAAAGGAGAGGGGATGCCAATCCCCAAGGAACCGTCCAAAAGGGGCAACTTGAGAATCAAGTTTAATATCAAGTTCCCTTCTAAGCTTACCACAGAGCAGAAGTCTGGCCTCAAGCGATTAATACCATAGCAATCGATGGTCACCGTCATCCATCATCCTAACTGATGTAAGCTTGCCGTTTGTCTTTCTTCGCAGGTTTTCTTGTATGGAATGGCAAAATGCACATGTTGCTGAATTGTGGATTCGACTACTTAGGGatataagttaattttttgtttgtgtttCTATTGTGGGATTGTTAATATTGTGCTGAACTACAAATTTTGATTCTGCAATagagcaaaaaattaaattagaatgaaGATAGCCTGTTTCTCATAGCTGATTCAATTGGAGTTATACTCCAACAAAGGGATAGCTACTAATGCCTTCAATACTGGAGGTAAATTTGGTGGATTCTTTGTTGCGAATCCATGTCAATTCCGTCTTCTCTTTCACTTATTGAAAGATTGAAacagttttcttttctttttttctttttttttttttggggtcaaaGCCATGTATTAACTTTTCTACATTTTTCCACGCCCAACTGAATACTTAGGCTTTCTATTGGCCAATGATGGCAAAGCAGATTCGGACAAACAGGGCCTTTTAGAAGACTAGTGCTTTGACTATGAGAAGAAAAGTGGAGTTCAAAATCTCAACTTATAACATTGAACAAGCGAACATGAGATGGGACGTCAAAGATACTACCGAATGGAATAAGATTGGAGTTGATATTTagaatcataatttcagaactGCGTAGCGTACGTTACTGAAACGACGGTCCGAGGCCAATGTAAATTTCAAGAAAGATAAGGGGTTTGATAtgaaattaaacttatttttatataaattatactgttttgagttttaaaatattaaattggaGAAGACAATAGATGAATATAATCCAATATACTATCACCCGAGACTTGAGAATCAGCCCAAACTTTCGATATCTACGTTGATatatagggatggcaatggggaggggaggggaggggaccaatctctcTGTATCCATCctcgatattttgcgtatgtccccgtccctTCCTCGTTCCCAttagaattacttgagagaatcttcaTCCCCTTCCCAAGGGTCCCCGATCTCTGAATAACtaatgcattttttattttcgattttgagttaatcacattaaaataaaaaattcaaataaaagtaaagtttgaaatatatcttacattaatattcattacaaaagtcacatacattaaattagtaagtaacgcagcatGTAAGGgatacaaatttcttttacaaactatcgtaaataaattaatagtttaatacaaaattgttataaataaaatcgaatttagattcaaaattaactttttcaatggtggcgtaggcactttataaatgtggattaTTCCATTTACAGCACAATAGTTAAgtcggagcaaatcaagagcaaatattagattagattagattaaattaaattaaattagatattaaaattgtgattcgttgtgggcaattataacatctaaaaataaatttaagtttaaaacatttaatgaatattaaaattaaaacaaaatttttgggctaataaaatttacctggtttttttaatgtcctaaataaaaatttaggactttaattagttaattaggcttaaaagtttaataatataaatattttgatattttttatttttaccaatatttataattttataattcaaattttataatttatttactagtaattttaaaaaatcggTTATACCTCCTAAACGTTAACGTTTGATTAAAAACCATATGGTCTTTactaattaatcaaaattattatttacaaaatgtGCTCATCAACTCCAAGCATTCatcaaaaatgaaattatccaAATTTAGAGTAGTTGTGCTTCATCCTCGCGACATCATAATCCCAAACAAAAAGTTTAATCTtcgattttaaaattaatttgattttacttgacaaatatattattaaaataatggcTATCTTGTAGCTACTTTAAGATagagaataaattataattacacatataaagtgaaaaataataaaaaataaattataattttaatcgtatagttataaaaatatagtcTATTTTTAGTGCCGTTTTAATTTAaccacatttttattttaaaaaaaatcaaggaaGTGAATCAATATTTCCACTTCAATTTTTACTCCTGACAATCCAAAAGTCCGGTCTCGTGACCCTTGTAGTACAAAAGATGGTGTGTAATTAGCAAAAAAGTGAGTGTCGATAGGAATCGCCTCTCAGTAGTAGCGTTAATTACACTCTGTTCCTCTATTTTGACATCTACAATACATGTGCATCTTTCTTCGATACCATCTCGTCTCCTCGACTCGATCTCCATGGTCTCACCGTACCCTTACTCTAATTCAAATTCCTCCAGTTCGTCCAATTCGCTCCTCTAATTAAATCCAATTTAATAGAATCTCACTTACTAATTAGATCTCCAATATTTGCTTTGCTATGGAAATGGCCTCCAGCCCCCGCACCGTGGAGGAGATCTACAAAGATTTCTGCGCTCGTAGAGCCGGCGTTGTTCGCGCTTTAACTAACGGTAACCTGAAACTCCAATTTCTACTCTCCTCTTCTTCGTTAGTGGAAAATGACTGGTGGCTTGATCTcttgctttgaattttttttttctttcttcagaTGTCGATGAATTTTACGGACTCTGCGATCCAGGTAATGTGTTTTTGCAGATCGGAATTCTTACTcttctatttaatttattacttattttttaggtCACTTTTAATGTTCAATTAGGTCAGTTTAtgaatttctttgaattttagctaaatgttaaatttgaagaaaaatgaaaacattaaACGTGGCGAACTCTGGAATTTGTTGCGTTGCTTTTCGTGCTTTAGATAAGGAGAATCTGTGCTTGTACGGCCATCCTAATGAGTCGTGGGAAGTGACGTTGCCGGCAGAGGAAGTTCCGCCGGAGCTTCCTGAGCCGGCACTTGGGATTAATTTTGCGAGAGATGGGATGAACAGGAAGGACTGGCTGTCTTTGGTTGCAGTGCACACTGATTCATGGTTGCTTTCAGTGGCTTTTTATCTTGGAGCTCGTCTTAACCGCAATGAAAGGTAAGTTGCTGTCTGTTCTTCATGTCATGTGCGTGTTAGTTCAATGTGATCGCCGACAACTTAATGCTAGTCTTGACGCATGCCATTTTGAACATTCTCTTGTGGCGTATTAATTCTTGTATTGGACTCTTGCGACGGGGTGGAaacattttgtttatgtttgtTACCGTTGAGCTTTTGCTTATTTAAAACACTACcattaaagtgtttgataaataccCACTTTTCTTAGTCAACTAATGTTTACCAATAACTCACCCGTTCATTTAATTGCATAGCTAttgtgaattaaaaaaatgacacatTAGGCTCGGTATGCTGGGAGTTCTAAAACGTTTGGTAAACTCTAACTCTGATGGCTTGGaagttaaattgatttaatctGCCACTTTTATGATTGAAAACCTGTAATATCTTTACTATTTTTCtcagaattattattaaaagtcatatttacTGCACacaattaacttttttttggtAGTTATAgcatttttttcacaacagctgtagcttaaaagctatagggcctcaatcccaaacataCCTTATATGCTCTTTTCTTATTCGTCTTTTCCTTGTGCTGTGTTCCTAGTTGCTTTTatgcattatttttacaaagttGTGTGATCTCATTAGAGTTTTTTCGTAGATCTTTGGCAAtgtatatttttgttatgcaATCTGCGTTGAGAAGACTGGAGAAATCAATCAACTAGAGAAAATCTACTTTCTGTTTTTATCAGTTTTGTGCATAACTTTAACATTATGCAACCTGAGTTAAGGAAGACCACAAGAAATCAATTAACTAcggaaaatcatttttttttttttcagttctgAGTATCACTCATTATCTAGCTTTTTGTCTTTCTTCTGTCAATCTTGGGTGGTTCAATTCTCTTTCTCACCTTCTGACATGATTCGGATATGAAATCAAGTTGCCGAAGCAGGCCAGAGTACTGATATTGGTTTGGTCATCCTCTTTTGGGCATTccttcattttatatttactatcaTTAACCACTTAATAGTGCATTAATGTTTCGGGAGGCATGGTAAAATGTCCCAGCAAACtgtgagaaaaaaataattgcgTCATTGCTTGTGGTTGTATGCATATGTTGCCACTACTTGTGCTTTGTGCCTGCAATTGTAGCTGAATGATAGATAGGCCTGCGTAGGGCCATGAAAGAGTGTAAGAATTGTTTTAAAGTTGACCTTTTCTTGGAGTCTGGCGTAGTCGGCAGCCAAGAAGTGTATTGTATGCTGAGTCTCAGatattttgttcaaattttgtACAGTTTATCGagttaatacaaaatttgttttgttgaGGATAGTATCATGTAGTTCTTACTTTAGTTTTGCTTGACAGGAAACGTCTGTTTAGCTTGATCAATGATCAACCTACTGTGTTTGAAGTTGTAACAGaaaggaagcctataaaagaTAAACCCAGTGTGGATAGTAGCAGCAAATCTCGCGGCAGCACTAAGGTTTGAGAGATCAactcaatttaaaatatttcaagttttctttctttgcaaggttttcaaattcaattttgtcacATGCATTCTTTATTGTTCAGTGGTTCTCTCTGctataaccaaaataaatgtGAATAAAGAAGCCTATTATAAACTATTGAGGCTCAGAACAGTGATCTTGCAATTGTAATGTTGTTTAAGTAATGCCTCATAAAAGATGATTGAAGATTGTAGAGGAAGCCTGAATTTCAAAAACTTGGCTTCCTGCAAGAAAGAATTCTTCCCTTCTCAATCTGCTTGTGTTTACTGTTTTATATTAATCCTTAGTTAAGAATTCATTGATTGCGTTCTTCACTGCGCAGAGATCAAATGATGGCCAAGTGAAAAGTAACCCTAAGCTAGCAGATGAGAGTTTCGATGACGAGGAGGATGAACATAGTGAAACACTTTGTGGCAGCTGTGGTGGAAATTACAACGCAGATGAGTTTTGGATTGGCTGTGACATCTGTGAGAGGTGGTTCCATGGGAAGTGTGTGAAGATAACACCCGCTAAGGCTGAGAATATTAAGCAATACAAATGCCCATCTTGCAGCATGAAGAGAGGCAGGCAGTAGTAGTCTTTAAAACCGATTTACCATTGGAGTGGTTCAAAGAGCGTTCCTC
It contains:
- the LOC102609983 gene encoding PHD finger protein ALFIN-LIKE 1, which gives rise to MEMASSPRTVEEIYKDFCARRAGVVRALTNDVDEFYGLCDPDKENLCLYGHPNESWEVTLPAEEVPPELPEPALGINFARDGMNRKDWLSLVAVHTDSWLLSVAFYLGARLNRNERKRLFSLINDQPTVFEVVTERKPIKDKPSVDSSSKSRGSTKRSNDGQVKSNPKLADESFDDEEDEHSETLCGSCGGNYNADEFWIGCDICERWFHGKCVKITPAKAENIKQYKCPSCSMKRGRQ